From Flavobacterium sp. 102, a single genomic window includes:
- a CDS encoding family 43 glycosylhydrolase, with translation MKHRIALLILLFISNYGIAQQKTYCNPINIDYGYCPIPDFVKQGKHRATADPVLTFFKGEYYLFSTNQWGYWHSKDMSDWKFIAKKFLRPEHKVYDELCAPSLSFVNDTLLVVGSTHGKQFPLWMSTNPEKGEWKELIHKSEAAAWDPQIFWDKEKDEVYEYYGSSNLYPLYGIKLNRKTFQPEGDRIPVLALNDDEHGWERFGEHNDNTFLQPFTEGAFMTKYNGKYYLQYGAPGTEFSGYADGVYVGNHPLGPFEYQSHNPFSYKPGGFARGAGHGATFTDANNQYWHISTIGVCVKNNFERRLGIWPAGFDKDDILYSNTAYGDYPTFLPSENKGHLSESFAGWMLLNYNKPVQVSSTLGGFQANLSVDEDIKTYWSAKTANKGEYLISDLGEKSIIHAIQINYADQDAELMGKPETTLGHQYIIYTSNDGKNWKILIDKSESTKDVPHEYIELKTPASARYLKLENIGMPTGKFAISGFRVFGKGSSEKPSEVKGFVPLRSGQKVKGERRNVWFKWQQEQNADGYVIYFGKSPDKLYGSIMVYGKTEYYFNGLDKSDAYYFQIEAFNNNGIGPKSEIRKAD, from the coding sequence ATGAAACATCGGATTGCCTTACTAATATTGTTATTCATTTCAAATTATGGAATAGCCCAGCAAAAGACGTATTGCAATCCGATTAACATTGACTACGGTTATTGCCCAATTCCCGATTTTGTCAAACAAGGAAAACATCGTGCCACTGCCGATCCGGTACTGACATTTTTCAAAGGCGAATACTATCTTTTTTCGACCAATCAATGGGGTTACTGGCATAGCAAAGACATGTCTGATTGGAAATTTATTGCTAAAAAATTCCTTCGTCCCGAACACAAAGTGTATGACGAATTGTGCGCACCATCGTTGTCGTTTGTCAACGATACTTTACTTGTTGTTGGTTCTACGCACGGCAAACAATTTCCGCTTTGGATGAGTACGAATCCGGAAAAAGGCGAGTGGAAAGAGTTAATCCACAAATCAGAAGCCGCCGCTTGGGATCCGCAAATTTTTTGGGACAAAGAAAAAGATGAAGTCTATGAATATTACGGTTCGAGTAATTTGTATCCGCTATATGGTATAAAACTTAACCGCAAAACTTTCCAGCCGGAAGGCGATAGGATTCCGGTACTGGCTTTGAATGATGACGAACACGGATGGGAACGCTTTGGCGAGCACAACGACAATACTTTTCTGCAACCGTTTACCGAAGGTGCTTTTATGACCAAATACAACGGTAAATATTATTTGCAGTATGGCGCGCCCGGTACCGAATTCAGCGGCTATGCCGATGGCGTGTATGTGGGCAATCACCCGCTTGGACCATTCGAATACCAATCACACAATCCTTTTTCGTATAAACCCGGAGGTTTTGCTCGTGGTGCCGGACATGGCGCGACTTTCACCGATGCGAACAATCAGTATTGGCATATTTCAACGATTGGTGTTTGTGTGAAAAACAATTTCGAACGTCGTTTGGGTATTTGGCCTGCCGGATTTGATAAAGACGATATTCTGTATTCAAACACAGCTTATGGTGATTATCCAACGTTTTTGCCTTCGGAAAATAAAGGCCATTTGAGCGAAAGCTTTGCCGGTTGGATGTTGCTGAATTATAACAAACCCGTTCAGGTTTCTTCAACGCTTGGTGGCTTTCAGGCGAATCTTTCGGTAGATGAAGATATTAAGACTTATTGGTCAGCGAAAACGGCTAACAAAGGCGAATACTTGATTTCTGATTTGGGCGAAAAAAGCATTATCCATGCGATTCAAATCAATTATGCCGATCAAGATGCCGAGTTAATGGGTAAACCCGAAACAACATTGGGCCACCAATACATTATCTATACTTCGAACGATGGTAAGAATTGGAAAATCTTAATCGATAAAAGCGAAAGCACCAAAGATGTCCCGCATGAATATATAGAATTAAAAACTCCGGCTTCGGCACGTTATTTAAAATTGGAGAATATTGGTATGCCAACGGGTAAATTTGCGATTAGTGGTTTTAGGGTTTTTGGCAAAGGAAGTAGTGAAAAACCAAGCGAAGTTAAAGGATTCGTACCCTTGCGTTCAGGACAAAAAGTAAAAGGCGAGCGCAGAAACGTTTGGTTCAAATGGCAACAGGAGCAAAATGCAGATGGTTATGTAATTTACTTTGGAAAATCGCCGGATAAATTATATGGTTCGATTATGGTTTACGGCAAGACCGAGTATTACTTTAATGGATTGGATAAATCGGATGCCTATTATTTCCAAATAGAAGCTTTCAACAACAATGGTATCGGGCCAAAGAGTGAAATCAGAAAAGCCGATTAG